Within Pseudomonas alloputida, the genomic segment GCAGTCCATCGACCGCACGCCTCACTGGTTGATCAAGCAAGCGATCTTCAATTACCTGGAGAAGCTCGAGGGTGGTGCCACCCTGACCGAACTCAACGGTCATGCCAGCAACCCGGCCGACGATGCCGGTGAAGTCCAGGCCGACCACAGCCACCAGTGCTTCCTCGAATTTGCCGAGAGCATCTTGCCGCAGTCGGTACTGCGCTCGGCGATCACCGCCGCCTACCGCCGCCCCGAGCAGGAAGTGGTGCCGATGCTGCTGGAGCAGGCGCGCCTGAGCGCGCCGCTGGCCGACGCCACCAACAAGCTGGCCGCAAGCATTGCCGAAAAACTGCGCAACCAGAAAAGCGCCGGCGGCCGTGCCGGTATCGTCCAGGGCCTGCTGCAGGAATTCTCGCTGTCGTCTCAGGAAGGCGTGGCGCTGATGTGCCTGGCCGAAGCCCTGCTGCGTATCCCCGACAAAGGTACCCGTGATGCGCTGATCCGCGACAAGATCAGTACCGGCAACTGGCAGCCGCACCTGGGCAACAGCCCGTCACTGTTCGTCAACGCCGCCACCTGGGGGCTGCTGCTGACCGGCAAGCTGGTCAGCACCCATAACGAAACCGGCCTCACCTCCTCGCTCACCCGCATCATCGGCAAGAGCGGCGAGCCGATGATCCGCAAGGGCGTCGACATGGCCATGCGCCTGATGGGTGAGCAGTTCGTCACCGGCGAGACCATTGCCGAAGCCCTGGCCAACGCCAGCCGTTTCGAGGCCAAAGGCTTCCGTTACTCCTACGACATGCTTGGCGAAGCCGCACTGACCGAGCACGACGCGCAGAAGTACCTGGCGTCCTACGAGCAGGCCATCCACTCGATCGGCAAGGCCTCGCATGGCCGTGGCATCTATGAAGGCCCAGGCATCTCGATCAAGCTGTCGGCACTGCACCCGCGCTACAGCCGGGCCCAGTACGAGCGCGTGATGGAAGAGCTGTACCCGCGCCTGCTGTCGCTGACCCTGCTGGCCAAGCAGTACGACATCGGCCTTAACATCGACGCCGAAGAAGCCGACCGCCTGGAGCTTTCGCTGGACCTGCTCGAACGCCTGTGCTTCGAGCCATCCCTGGCTGGCTGGAACGGCATCGGCTTCGTTATCCAGGCCTACCAGAAGCGCTGCCCGTACGTGATCGACTACGTCATCGATCTGGCCAAGCGCAGCCGCCACCGCCTGATGATCCGCCTGGTAAAAGGCGCCTACTGGGACAGCGAGATCAAGCGTGCCCAGGTCGAAGGCCTGGAAGGCTACCCGGTCTATACCCGCAAGGTGTACACCGACGTGTCCTACGTCGCCTGCGCCCGCAAGCTGCTGGCCGTGCCAGAAGCCATCTACCCGCAGTTCGCCACCCACAACGCCCACACCCTGTCGGCCATCTACCACATTGCCGGGCAGAACTATTACCCGGGCCAGTACGAGTTCCAGTGCCTGCACGGCATGGGCGAACCGCTGTACGAGCAAGTGGTCGGCAAGATTGCCGATGGCAAGCTGAACCGCCCGTGCCGCGTGTATGCACCGGTCGGCACCCATGAAACGCTGCTGGCCTACCTGGTGCGCCGCCTGCTGGAAAACGGCGCGAACACCTCGTTCGTCAACCGCATTGCCGACCACTCGATTTCCATCCAGGAACTGGTCGCCGACCCGGTGGCCAGCATCGAGCGCATGGGTACCCAGGAAGGCAGTATCGGCCTGCCGCACCCACGCATTCCCCTGCCGCGCGACCTGTATGGCACCGAACGGGCCAACTCGGCCGGCATCGACATGGCCAATGAACACCGCCTGGCGTCGCTGTCCTGCGCCATGCTGGCCACCGCTCACAACGACTGGAAGGCTGCCCCGCTGCTGGCCTGCGCCGCCAGCGAGAGCGCTGCCGCACCGGTGCTGAACCCGGCTGACCACCGCGACGTCGTCGGCCATGTGCAGGAGGCCACCGTTGCCGACGTTGACAACGCCATCCAGTGCGCACTGAACGCCGCGCCGATCTGGCAGGCCACCCCACCAGCCGAGCGTGCTGCCATTCTGGAGCGCACCGCCGACCTGATGGAGGCCGAGATCCAGCCGCTGATGGGCCTGCTCATCCGCGAGGCCGGCAAGACCTTCGCCAACGCCATTGCCGAAGTGCGTGAAGCCGTGGACTTCCTGCGCTACTACGCGGTGCAGGCACGTAACGACTTCAGCAACGACGCCCACCGCCCACTGGGTCCTGTGGTGTGCATCAGCCCATGGAACTTCCCGCTGGCGATCTTCACCGGCCAGGTGGCCGCAGCCCTGGCTGCCGGCAACCCGGTACTGGCCAAGCCTGCCGAGCAAACCCCACTGATCGCCGCCCAGGCCGTGCGCCTGCTGCTGGAAGCTGGCATCCCAGAAGGCGTGCTGCAGCTGCTGCCGGGCCGCGGTGAAACTGTCGGTGCCGGCCTGGTCGGAGACGAGCGCGTCAAAGGCGTGATGTTCACCGGCTCCACTGAAGTGGCCCGCCTGCTGCAGCGCAACGTCGCTGGCCGTCTGGACAACCAGGGCCGCCCGATCCCGCTGATCGCCGAAACCGGCGGCCAGAACGCGATGA encodes:
- the putA gene encoding trifunctional transcriptional regulator/proline dehydrogenase/L-glutamate gamma-semialdehyde dehydrogenase, translated to MATTTLGVKLDDPTRERLKAAAQSIDRTPHWLIKQAIFNYLEKLEGGATLTELNGHASNPADDAGEVQADHSHQCFLEFAESILPQSVLRSAITAAYRRPEQEVVPMLLEQARLSAPLADATNKLAASIAEKLRNQKSAGGRAGIVQGLLQEFSLSSQEGVALMCLAEALLRIPDKGTRDALIRDKISTGNWQPHLGNSPSLFVNAATWGLLLTGKLVSTHNETGLTSSLTRIIGKSGEPMIRKGVDMAMRLMGEQFVTGETIAEALANASRFEAKGFRYSYDMLGEAALTEHDAQKYLASYEQAIHSIGKASHGRGIYEGPGISIKLSALHPRYSRAQYERVMEELYPRLLSLTLLAKQYDIGLNIDAEEADRLELSLDLLERLCFEPSLAGWNGIGFVIQAYQKRCPYVIDYVIDLAKRSRHRLMIRLVKGAYWDSEIKRAQVEGLEGYPVYTRKVYTDVSYVACARKLLAVPEAIYPQFATHNAHTLSAIYHIAGQNYYPGQYEFQCLHGMGEPLYEQVVGKIADGKLNRPCRVYAPVGTHETLLAYLVRRLLENGANTSFVNRIADHSISIQELVADPVASIERMGTQEGSIGLPHPRIPLPRDLYGTERANSAGIDMANEHRLASLSCAMLATAHNDWKAAPLLACAASESAAAPVLNPADHRDVVGHVQEATVADVDNAIQCALNAAPIWQATPPAERAAILERTADLMEAEIQPLMGLLIREAGKTFANAIAEVREAVDFLRYYAVQARNDFSNDAHRPLGPVVCISPWNFPLAIFTGQVAAALAAGNPVLAKPAEQTPLIAAQAVRLLLEAGIPEGVLQLLPGRGETVGAGLVGDERVKGVMFTGSTEVARLLQRNVAGRLDNQGRPIPLIAETGGQNAMIVDSSALTEQVVIDVVSSAFDSAGQRCSALRVLCLQEDSADRVIEMLKGAMAESRLGCPDRLAVDIGPVIDAEAKAGIEKHIQGMREKGRPVYQVAIADAAEIKRGTFVMPTLIELDSFDELKREIFGPVLHVVRYNRRNLDQLIEQINNSGYGLTLGVHTRIDETIAKVVETANAGNMYVNRNIVGAVVGVQPFGGEGLSGTGPKAGGPLYLYRLLSTRPADAIGRHFQQQDGEGTPDRTLHEQLVKPLHGLKAWAENNQLADLAALCSQFASQSQSGIARLLPGPTGERNSYTILPREHVLCLADNETDLLAQFAAVLAVGSSAVWVDGEPGKALRARLPRELQAKVKLVADWNKDEVAFDAVIHHGDSDQLRGVCQQVAKRAGAIVGVHGLSSGDHQIALERLVIERAVSVNTAAAGGNASLMTIG